The Corynebacterium vitaeruminis DSM 20294 genome window below encodes:
- the galE gene encoding UDP-glucose 4-epimerase GalE, giving the protein MKLLVTGGAGYVGSVCAKVLMEKGHDVVVIDNFSTGNRDAVPTGAQLIEGDAREKANEVLSSGDFDAVLHFAARSLVGESVEKPDEYWHHNFVTTLSLLDAMRANNVNSLVFSSTAATYGEPKVVPITEDAETKPTNPYGATKLAIDYAITSYANAFGLAATSLRYFNVAGAYGDTGENREVETHLIPLVLQVALGHRDKIFMFGDDWPTPDGTPIRDYIHIRDLAEAHALALESNTPGSHRILNLGSGDGYSVKQVIEACREVTGHPIPAEVAPRRAGDPAVLIASSEKAMKELGWKPQFTDLKTIVEDAWAFTSALGDRAHSARR; this is encoded by the coding sequence ATGAAGCTTTTGGTCACCGGCGGTGCCGGCTACGTCGGCAGCGTGTGTGCCAAGGTCCTGATGGAAAAAGGCCACGACGTGGTCGTCATCGACAATTTCAGCACGGGCAACCGCGACGCCGTCCCCACCGGCGCGCAGCTCATCGAAGGCGACGCGCGCGAGAAGGCAAACGAGGTCCTCTCCTCCGGCGACTTCGACGCGGTCCTCCACTTCGCCGCCCGCTCACTCGTGGGTGAGTCGGTGGAAAAGCCCGACGAGTACTGGCACCACAACTTCGTCACCACGCTGTCGCTTCTCGACGCCATGCGCGCGAACAACGTCAACAGCTTGGTCTTCTCCTCGACGGCGGCCACGTACGGCGAGCCCAAGGTCGTCCCGATCACCGAGGACGCCGAGACCAAGCCCACCAACCCCTACGGCGCGACGAAGCTGGCCATCGACTACGCCATCACCTCCTACGCCAACGCCTTCGGCCTCGCAGCCACCAGCCTGCGCTACTTCAACGTGGCGGGCGCCTACGGCGACACCGGCGAGAACCGCGAGGTGGAGACCCACCTCATCCCGCTCGTCCTGCAGGTAGCGCTCGGCCACCGCGACAAGATCTTCATGTTCGGTGACGACTGGCCCACCCCGGACGGCACCCCGATCCGCGACTACATCCACATCCGCGACCTCGCCGAGGCCCACGCCCTCGCGCTGGAGAGCAACACCCCCGGCAGCCACCGGATCCTCAACCTTGGCTCCGGCGACGGCTACTCCGTCAAGCAGGTCATCGAGGCCTGCCGCGAGGTGACCGGCCACCCGATCCCCGCGGAGGTCGCACCCCGGCGCGCGGGTGACCCCGCGGTCCTCATCGCCTCCTCCGAGAAGGCCATGAAGGAGCTCGGCTGGAAGCCGCAGTTCACCGATCTGAAGACCATCGTCGAGGACGCATGGGCGTTCACCTCGGCGCTCGGCGACCGCGCGCACAGCGCGCGCCGCTAA
- a CDS encoding DUF4192 domain-containing protein produces MTNFSDKNRPCHGPISNPGTLLANLPGILGFYPHDSVILAGFHDGEVGNIHTLGPVLRLNIDDLRFLDDACEALARTGVAFCFAFVIGDEEDNRDAGVFDLLLAAASCGEVPILGAWHAPEIATGSPYALIFAEDGGPGPHSEWMSGSIPLVADSITMRGLVGAGELPDVDREEAMAFFRLVEVLSDPGETAERAQAMESALLHDPHGLRAALEELRTVLHSLSDDQGDEARDRAAEALAPWLARTWLRDCVISVLFELKHEARVALVEVSQRNSGEVRANALAIYAALVLGEPASFRAPIALAIAQEECPGHRLSQLLLQGYQQGIGVGVVETMKRGSLATLESAGVLGEGDLAA; encoded by the coding sequence ATGACGAACTTCTCAGACAAAAACCGCCCGTGTCATGGGCCAATCAGCAATCCGGGCACGCTGCTCGCGAACCTCCCAGGCATCCTCGGCTTCTACCCGCACGACTCCGTGATCCTCGCGGGCTTCCATGACGGCGAGGTGGGGAACATTCACACGCTCGGACCGGTCCTCCGGCTCAACATCGACGATCTGCGCTTCCTGGACGATGCGTGCGAGGCGCTCGCGCGCACCGGGGTGGCCTTCTGCTTCGCCTTCGTTATCGGCGACGAGGAGGACAACCGCGACGCGGGCGTCTTCGACCTGCTCCTAGCCGCCGCGAGCTGCGGGGAGGTACCCATCCTCGGGGCGTGGCACGCGCCGGAGATCGCGACGGGTAGCCCCTATGCGCTCATTTTCGCCGAGGACGGCGGCCCGGGCCCGCACTCCGAGTGGATGAGCGGAAGCATTCCGCTCGTCGCCGATTCGATCACCATGCGCGGGCTGGTCGGGGCTGGCGAGCTGCCTGACGTCGACCGGGAGGAGGCGATGGCCTTCTTCAGGCTCGTGGAAGTCCTCTCTGACCCCGGGGAGACCGCCGAGCGCGCGCAGGCGATGGAGTCGGCGTTGCTCCACGATCCGCACGGTCTGCGCGCCGCGCTAGAGGAACTACGCACCGTTTTGCATTCGCTTTCCGACGACCAGGGCGACGAAGCGAGAGATCGCGCGGCCGAGGCCCTTGCCCCGTGGCTGGCGCGGACTTGGCTGCGCGACTGCGTGATCTCCGTGCTCTTCGAGCTCAAACACGAGGCCCGGGTGGCCCTCGTGGAGGTCTCCCAGCGGAACTCGGGCGAGGTTCGTGCCAACGCGCTGGCGATCTACGCGGCCCTCGTGCTGGGCGAGCCCGCGAGCTTTAGGGCGCCCATCGCGCTCGCGATCGCGCAGGAGGAGTGCCCGGGGCATCGCCTTTCCCAGCTGCTGCTCCAGGGGTACCAGCAGGGGATAGGGGTAGGCGTTGTCGAGACGATGAAGCGCGGGAGCTTGGCGACGCTGGAAAGCGCCGGGGTACTGGGCGAGGGCGACCTCGCGGCATGA
- a CDS encoding PAC2 family protein has protein sequence MPRENESMYELQFPAPFVANPGAEGPTLVVALQGYADAGHAVDSTANHLLAALDHRLLASFNNDELIDYRSRRPAVTIDHNTVVGVEDIRLGINVMRDNVGTPFLLLSGPEPDLRWEAFTKAVADLVEKFGVSQTICLYAAPMTVPHTRPMVVSAHGNSAKLLENQFTIDSKITVPGSASLQLERLLNKRGLSVAGYTAHVPHYLSSSPYPQATLRLLEAVAEAAGLQLPLKALERDAERTSQQIEEQIASSPEIEQVVRMLEQQYDQELERYRERNPNVLLPKYDEEVDADTLGEEFERFLAELDEQSGGDAPEDPQE, from the coding sequence ATGCCACGAGAAAACGAGAGCATGTACGAGCTGCAATTCCCAGCGCCTTTCGTCGCAAACCCTGGCGCTGAAGGACCCACGCTGGTCGTGGCTTTGCAGGGTTACGCGGACGCCGGACACGCCGTGGACAGCACCGCGAACCACCTCCTGGCGGCGCTGGACCACCGCCTGCTGGCAAGCTTCAACAACGACGAGCTCATCGACTACCGATCCCGCCGCCCCGCGGTCACCATCGACCACAACACCGTGGTGGGCGTGGAGGACATCCGCCTAGGCATCAACGTCATGCGGGACAACGTGGGCACCCCCTTCCTCCTCCTCAGCGGCCCCGAGCCGGATCTTCGGTGGGAGGCGTTTACCAAGGCCGTGGCAGACCTAGTGGAGAAGTTCGGCGTGAGCCAGACGATCTGCCTCTACGCCGCGCCCATGACCGTGCCGCACACCCGCCCCATGGTGGTCTCCGCCCACGGAAACTCCGCCAAGCTGCTGGAAAACCAGTTCACCATCGATTCGAAGATCACCGTCCCCGGATCTGCGTCGCTCCAGCTGGAGCGGCTCCTGAACAAGCGCGGGCTCAGCGTCGCGGGATACACCGCGCACGTGCCGCACTACCTGTCCAGCTCCCCCTACCCGCAGGCCACGCTGCGCCTGCTGGAGGCGGTCGCCGAGGCCGCCGGGCTCCAGCTGCCGCTCAAGGCGCTGGAACGGGACGCGGAACGCACCAGCCAGCAGATCGAGGAGCAGATCGCTAGCTCGCCGGAGATCGAGCAGGTCGTCCGGATGCTGGAGCAGCAGTACGACCAGGAGCTCGAGCGCTACCGCGAACGCAACCCCAACGTGCTCCTGCCCAAGTACGACGAGGAGGTCGACGCGGACACCCTCGGCGAGGAGTTCGAGCGTTTCCTCGCCGAGCTGGACGAACAGTCGGGCGGCGACGCGCCCGAGGACCCGCAGGAATAA
- a CDS encoding DEAD/DEAH box helicase yields MNLTQMLPDLKEVPESLVDESIFDSFISWTRDRGITLYPAQEEAALGILAEDNVILATPTGSGKSMVAIAAHFIAMARGQRSFYTAPIKALVSEKFFALCEIFGPESVGMMTGDATVNGNAPIICATAEIVANIALREGPDSRIDQVVMDEFHYYSEPDRGWAWQVPLLELPKAQFLLMSATLGDVSGISTDLSARTGRATNLVGSDAERPVPLDFEFVYTPVHETIENILSTGKAPVYVVHFTQREAVERAQSLGSLNILTPEEKERIRQEIGDFKFTTTFGQTLSKLVRKGIGVHHAGMLPKYRRLVEKLSQTGLLKVICGTDTLGVGINVPIRTVLFTGLAKFDGTKQRILASREFHQIAGRAGRAGYDTVGYVIIEATEHEIENWRARERAGSDPKKLKKIRKKSAREGEVTWTAKTYERLIEAEAEPLTSQFRASNSVLLNVIARGGDVYGNLKALLRGNHNTRDRQNKDILKAIELFRGLVQAGIVVERREAGELSYEITEDLQRDFALNQPLAPFALAALELLDRESENYTFDVISVFEAVLEDPRPLLIAQQKAARGEEIARLKSEGVDYTERMQLVEEITWPRPLEELLENAYDTYSAGHPWAREFSLSPKSVIREMIEKGMTFSDLIATYGIARAEGVVLRYLTDAWKTLQHTIPVDALTDELDDVIVWLGELVRQVDSSLVDEWAQMADPDAPISQDTLAQELAFGVEDPTALTANARAFEIMVRNFAFRVVHLFGMEKEDELEAMFSYLKEQPSWPDELDAYFDEYDDIDLGPEARGKDYFRCARSVEGNARRWEVLQTLKDPAGDNAFRLRILVDLDASDEAGEVRAHSVELQQL; encoded by the coding sequence GTGAATCTCACCCAGATGCTGCCAGACCTCAAGGAAGTCCCCGAGTCGCTCGTCGACGAGTCGATCTTCGACTCGTTTATCTCGTGGACTCGCGACCGCGGGATCACCCTCTACCCCGCACAGGAGGAGGCCGCGCTCGGCATCTTGGCGGAGGACAACGTCATCCTGGCCACGCCGACGGGCTCGGGAAAGTCGATGGTGGCCATCGCCGCCCACTTCATCGCGATGGCCCGCGGCCAGCGCAGCTTCTACACCGCACCCATCAAGGCGCTGGTGAGCGAGAAGTTCTTCGCCCTGTGCGAGATCTTCGGGCCGGAGTCGGTGGGCATGATGACCGGCGACGCCACCGTCAACGGCAACGCGCCGATCATCTGCGCGACCGCGGAGATCGTGGCCAACATCGCCCTGCGCGAGGGCCCCGACTCCCGGATCGACCAGGTGGTCATGGACGAGTTCCACTACTACTCCGAGCCCGACCGCGGCTGGGCCTGGCAGGTGCCGCTCTTGGAGCTTCCCAAGGCCCAGTTCCTGCTCATGTCCGCCACCCTGGGCGACGTCTCCGGCATCTCCACGGACCTGTCCGCGCGCACGGGCCGCGCAACCAACCTCGTGGGCAGCGACGCCGAACGCCCCGTCCCCCTCGACTTCGAGTTCGTGTACACGCCGGTCCACGAGACTATCGAGAACATCCTCAGTACGGGCAAGGCGCCGGTCTACGTCGTGCACTTCACGCAGCGCGAGGCCGTCGAGCGCGCCCAGTCGCTGGGCAGCCTCAACATCCTCACGCCCGAGGAAAAAGAGCGGATCCGCCAGGAGATCGGCGACTTCAAGTTCACCACCACCTTCGGGCAGACGCTGTCCAAGCTCGTGCGCAAGGGCATCGGTGTGCACCACGCGGGAATGCTGCCCAAGTACCGTAGGCTCGTCGAAAAGCTCTCGCAGACCGGCCTGCTCAAGGTGATCTGCGGTACGGACACCCTCGGCGTGGGCATCAACGTGCCCATCCGCACCGTCTTGTTCACCGGACTGGCCAAGTTCGACGGCACCAAGCAGCGCATCCTCGCCTCGCGCGAGTTCCACCAGATCGCCGGGCGCGCCGGGCGCGCGGGCTACGACACGGTCGGATACGTCATCATCGAGGCGACCGAGCACGAGATCGAGAACTGGCGCGCCCGCGAGCGCGCAGGCTCCGACCCCAAGAAGCTGAAGAAGATCCGAAAGAAGTCCGCCCGCGAGGGCGAGGTCACCTGGACCGCCAAGACCTACGAGCGGCTCATCGAAGCCGAGGCCGAGCCGCTGACCAGCCAGTTCCGGGCGTCCAACTCGGTGCTGCTCAATGTCATCGCGCGCGGCGGGGACGTGTACGGAAACCTGAAGGCGCTGCTGCGCGGGAACCACAACACCCGCGACCGCCAGAACAAGGACATCCTCAAGGCCATCGAGCTCTTCCGCGGACTCGTCCAGGCGGGCATCGTGGTGGAAAGGCGCGAGGCGGGCGAGCTGTCCTACGAGATCACCGAGGACCTCCAGCGCGACTTCGCGCTCAACCAGCCGCTGGCCCCGTTCGCGCTCGCCGCACTCGAGCTGCTCGACCGCGAGTCGGAGAACTACACCTTCGACGTCATCAGCGTCTTCGAGGCGGTGCTGGAGGATCCCCGGCCGCTGCTCATCGCGCAGCAGAAGGCCGCCCGCGGCGAGGAGATCGCCAGGCTGAAATCCGAGGGCGTGGACTACACCGAGCGCATGCAGCTGGTGGAGGAGATCACCTGGCCGCGCCCGCTCGAGGAGCTGCTCGAGAACGCCTACGACACCTACTCCGCCGGCCACCCCTGGGCGCGGGAGTTTAGCCTGAGCCCCAAGTCCGTCATCCGCGAGATGATCGAGAAGGGCATGACCTTCTCCGACCTCATCGCCACCTACGGGATCGCCCGAGCCGAGGGCGTCGTTTTGCGGTACCTGACCGACGCGTGGAAGACGCTGCAGCACACGATCCCCGTCGACGCGCTCACCGACGAACTCGACGACGTCATCGTGTGGCTGGGAGAGCTCGTCCGGCAAGTCGACTCCTCGCTGGTCGACGAGTGGGCGCAGATGGCCGACCCCGACGCCCCCATCAGCCAGGACACGCTGGCCCAGGAGCTCGCCTTCGGCGTCGAGGACCCGACCGCGCTCACGGCGAACGCCCGCGCCTTCGAGATCATGGTGCGCAACTTCGCCTTCCGCGTGGTGCACCTGTTCGGCATGGAGAAGGAGGACGAGCTCGAGGCCATGTTCTCCTACCTCAAGGAGCAGCCCAGCTGGCCCGACGAGCTCGACGCCTACTTCGACGAGTACGACGACATCGACCTCGGGCCCGAGGCCAGGGGCAAGGACTACTTCCGCTGCGCCCGCAGCGTGGAGGGCAACGCCCGCCGCTGGGAGGTCCTGCAGACGCTCAAGGACCCCGCGGGCGACAACGCCTTCCGGCTGCGCATCCTCGTCGACCTCGACGCCTCCGACGAGGCTGGCGAGGTGCGCGCGCACTCGGTGGAGCTGCAGCAGCTTTGA
- a CDS encoding carboxymuconolactone decarboxylase family protein has protein sequence MSIENLKSSLPEYAKDQKLNLGSLTRSTELSEQQLWGTLLACAAATRNDTVLSEVMEEASEHLSPEAVEAAFGAATVMAMNNVGYRAKNWLGDDYAQVKFGMRMNIISKPGVEKADFELWSLAVSSINGCEHCLIAHAGTVREEGLTKEQVWEAVKVAAVIQAVAQAVQIEAAR, from the coding sequence ATGTCTATCGAGAATCTGAAGTCTTCGCTCCCTGAGTACGCGAAGGATCAAAAGCTGAACCTCGGCTCCCTGACCCGCTCCACCGAGCTGAGCGAGCAGCAGCTGTGGGGAACCCTGCTGGCCTGTGCCGCTGCCACCCGCAACGACACCGTCCTCTCCGAGGTCATGGAAGAGGCAAGCGAGCACCTTTCTCCCGAGGCTGTCGAGGCCGCGTTTGGTGCCGCTACCGTCATGGCTATGAACAATGTTGGTTACCGCGCCAAGAACTGGCTCGGCGACGATTACGCGCAGGTCAAGTTCGGTATGCGCATGAACATCATCTCTAAGCCGGGTGTGGAGAAGGCAGATTTCGAGCTGTGGTCTCTCGCGGTTTCCTCCATCAACGGCTGTGAGCACTGCCTCATCGCCCACGCGGGCACCGTCCGCGAGGAGGGCCTGACCAAGGAGCAGGTGTGGGAGGCCGTCAAGGTCGCCGCCGTCATCCAGGCCGTCGCCCAGGCGGTCCAGATCGAGGCAGCCCGCTAA
- a CDS encoding peroxiredoxin, with protein sequence MAIKTVGEKFPEFSLVALKGGDLHDVNATQPEDYFETVSSDSYEGKWKVVFFYPKDFTFVCPTEIAAFGKLDEEFQDRDTQILGGSIDNEFSHFNWRATHPELKEIPFPMFSDIKHELIRELGVENADGVADRATFIVDPDGIIQFVSVTPDAVGRNVDEVLRVLDALQSEEVCACNWQKNDPTKNIDKMSVIQEGLK encoded by the coding sequence ATGGCTATTAAGACCGTTGGTGAGAAGTTCCCTGAGTTTTCTCTCGTTGCCCTCAAGGGCGGCGACCTGCACGATGTCAACGCCACCCAGCCGGAAGACTACTTCGAGACGGTGAGCTCTGACAGCTACGAGGGTAAGTGGAAGGTTGTCTTCTTCTACCCGAAGGACTTCACCTTCGTCTGCCCCACCGAGATCGCCGCATTCGGCAAGCTCGACGAGGAGTTCCAGGACCGCGACACCCAGATCCTCGGCGGCTCCATCGACAACGAGTTCTCCCACTTCAACTGGCGTGCAACCCACCCGGAGCTGAAGGAGATCCCGTTCCCGATGTTCTCCGACATCAAGCACGAGCTCATCCGCGAGCTCGGCGTCGAGAACGCCGACGGCGTTGCTGACCGCGCCACCTTCATCGTCGACCCCGACGGCATCATCCAGTTCGTGTCCGTCACCCCGGACGCTGTGGGCCGCAACGTCGACGAGGTCCTCCGCGTCCTGGACGCCCTGCAGTCCGAGGAGGTCTGCGCCTGCAACTGGCAGAAGAACGACCCGACCAAGAACATCGACAAGATGTCCGTCATCCAGGAAGGCCTGAAGTAA
- a CDS encoding LysR substrate-binding domain-containing protein: MNNKEYRPTLAQLRTFVTIAENKHFGTAAAKLNISQPSLSQALVALEAGLGVQLIERSTRKVIVTPAGEALLPYAKSTLDAADAFIAHAHGASGTLAGPMSIGIIPTIAPYILPWLLESVQHDYPELELRIVEDQTKHLFRQLKDGQIDCAVLALPTEQQGLVEIPLYDEHFIMVVPHDHTFAHREDLQLENLKDIDLLLLEDGHCLHDQIVDLCRQVEVNPENSPLAETRAASLTTVLQLVGAGIGGTLVPESAVSIECTRPTIATAHFNPNVTASRKVGLVYRSSSSRGEEFHKLGTLVAGAFAKSIS, translated from the coding sequence ATGAACAATAAAGAGTATCGGCCCACTCTCGCGCAGCTGCGGACTTTCGTGACGATCGCTGAAAACAAGCACTTCGGAACCGCTGCAGCCAAGCTCAACATTTCCCAGCCGTCGCTCTCCCAGGCGCTCGTCGCCCTCGAGGCGGGGCTGGGCGTCCAGCTCATCGAGCGCTCGACGCGCAAGGTTATTGTTACCCCCGCGGGGGAAGCGCTCCTCCCCTACGCGAAGTCGACGCTAGACGCGGCGGACGCCTTTATCGCCCACGCCCACGGCGCCTCCGGCACGCTCGCCGGCCCCATGTCCATCGGCATCATCCCCACCATCGCCCCCTATATATTGCCGTGGCTCTTAGAAAGCGTGCAGCACGATTACCCCGAGCTCGAGCTCCGCATCGTCGAGGATCAGACGAAGCACCTGTTTAGGCAGCTCAAAGACGGCCAGATCGACTGCGCCGTGCTGGCGCTTCCCACCGAGCAGCAGGGCTTGGTGGAGATTCCGCTGTACGACGAGCACTTCATCATGGTCGTCCCCCACGACCACACCTTCGCCCACCGCGAGGATCTCCAGCTGGAAAACCTCAAGGACATCGACCTCCTGCTCCTCGAGGACGGCCACTGCCTCCACGACCAGATCGTGGACCTCTGCCGCCAGGTGGAGGTCAACCCGGAGAACTCCCCGCTGGCGGAGACCCGCGCGGCGTCCCTGACCACCGTGCTCCAGCTGGTCGGCGCGGGAATCGGCGGCACGCTGGTCCCCGAGTCGGCGGTGAGCATCGAGTGCACGCGCCCCACGATTGCTACCGCGCACTTCAATCCCAACGTCACCGCCTCCCGCAAGGTGGGCCTGGTGTACCGCTCCTCCAGCTCGCGCGGCGAGGAGTTCCACAAGCTGGGCACGCTCGTCGCGGGCGCGTTCGCCAAGTCGATTTCCTAG